One Lycium barbarum isolate Lr01 chromosome 5, ASM1917538v2, whole genome shotgun sequence genomic window carries:
- the LOC132642838 gene encoding uncharacterized protein LOC132642838 codes for MLPFPKLCFILFLGFFFLPILVPALIVISMTLILLFPAWSVCMFGLILPEITYKCPKKITHSIEGSEESQISLELDPSEFPFDLSESEEDESGTDETYIVCIDQESSRMTTFPKIRGQKSFDALMSFWRRQVEEK; via the exons ATGCTTCCATTTCCCAAGCTATGTTTCATTCTTTTTCTTGGCTtcttttttcttccaattttggTCCCTGCTTTGATTGTCATCTCAATGACTTTAATCTTACTATTTCCAGCATGGTCAGTGTGCATGTTTGGTTTAATATTGCCAGAGATTACGTATAAATGTCCCAAAAAGATCACTCATTCAATTGAAGGAAGTGAGGAGAGCCAAATTAGTTTGGAATTGGACCCTTCTGAATTTCCTTTTGATCTTAGTGAATCAGAAGAAGATGAATCTGGGACGGATGAAACATACATAGTTTGTATTGATCAAGAATCGAGTCGTATGACAACATTTCCTAAGATTCGTGGACAAAAATCG TTTGATGCATTGATGTCATTTTGGAGAAGGCAAGTTGAAGAAAAGTAG
- the LOC132639924 gene encoding F-box/FBD/LRR-repeat protein At1g13570-like, which produces MAEGPITKFTLRVPGSGSCPEIADLIYFLSQNGVQHLVLRLPSKHNPYNLPSSFFTCLQLRHLTLKNCLIIPTPAFKGFDRLISLELCDVKISSKLLECFISHCLLLEQLVLKISGVLIDDIEISAPMLRSFDYTCNIRFVYLKNVPRLANLSLKDGGYFHRAGTFTLAKFFESFFALEHLHLDNDSVKFFAGVGGAVLKRLLFDLNCVRCLYLSDFCLGELEVTLCALFLIRSFPCLQYMEIEVDDGDNNIPALECLEASSRMS; this is translated from the exons ATGGCCGAAG GACCAATTACAAAATTTACCCTCCGCGTTCCTGGTTCTGGAAGTTGTCCTGAGATTGCTGACTTGATTTATTTCCTCTCTCAAAATGGCGTTCAACATCTTGTTCTTAGACTACCATCTAAGCATAATCCCTACAACTTGCCTTCTTCATTTTTCACATGTTTGCAGTTGAGGCATCTGACTCTCAAAAATTGTTTAATAATTCCTACACCAGCTTTCAAAGGATTTGATAGGTTAATCAGCCTAGAACTATGTGATGTTAAAATTTCTTCCAAGTTGCTTGAATGTTTTATCTCTCATTGCTTGTTGCTCGAGCAGTTAGTGCTGAAGATCTCAGGTGTTTTAATCGACGATATTGAAATAAGTGCTCCTATGCTTAGATCATTTGACTATACATGCAATATAAGATTTGTCTATTTAAAAAATGTCCCTCGTCTGGCTAACCTTTCACTTAAGGATGGCGGGTATTTTCATCGGGCAGGAACATTTACTCTTGCCAAATTTTTTGAGTCTTTTTTTGCTCTTGAACATCTCCACTTGGATAACGATAGTGTCAAG TTCTTTGCTGGAGTAGGTGGAGCTGTATTAAAAAGGCTTCTCTTTGATCTTAACTGTGTCAGATGTCTTTACCTATCTGATTTTTGTTTGGGTGAATTGGAGGTCACCTTGTGTGCTCTTTTCTTGATTAGAAGCTTCCCATGTTTGCAATATATGGAAATTGAG GTGGATGATGGCGACAATAATATTCCAGCTCTAGAATGTCTTGAAGCCAGCTCTAGAATGTCTTGA
- the LOC132641917 gene encoding F-box/FBD/LRR-repeat protein At1g13570-like has product MTQKGKKQCFRRTSPPDILRDLAGNVIDEILMCLPFRDAVRTSILSKKWRHIWCSLPQLTLCYTLWKPEEDLTDFPSNFVKIVNHFLIFHVGPVTKFTLCVPYLDICPNIDNLIRYISRNGIQHLVLRLPIRGKPYILPSSLFTCSQLRHLTLQNCSILYQRDFKGFDRLTSLELRDVTIESKFIELLISRCSLLEQLVLQISGALSDVIEISAPMLRSFDYTGNIRSISVKNIPVLAKLSLSHREYYVAAGKRNIAKFFESFSALEQLHLNDMFFAAGAGEVPTRLSYDLYCVKHLCISSIYLSDSNEVSCALCLIRSFPNLQSMEIKVECDDNDTPALESLEVGRFSDVTFNHLREVKLMQTNGTIPEMQLMKLLLAKSPKLVRMLIKPCLVEDSATVKVLAELTKFQRASPKAEVVYKLDKHPNPPSV; this is encoded by the exons ATGACACAAAAGGGAAAAAAGCAATGTTTCCGTCGAACTTCACCTCCTGATATACTTCGCGACCTTGCTGGGAATGTAATAGATGAGATTCTTATGTGTTTGCCTTTTCGGGATGCTGTGAGGACAAGCATCTTATCGAAAAAATGGAGACATATATGGTGTAGCCTTCCACAGCTGACGCTTTGTTACACACTTTGGAAACCCGAGGAGGATTTAACTGACTTTCCAAGTAACTTTGTAAAGATTGTCAACCACTTTTTAATCTTTCATGTAGGACCAGTTACAAAATTTACCCTCTGCGTTCCTTATTTGGATATATGTCCTAATATTGACAACTTGATACGTTACATCTCTAGAAATGGTATTCAACATCTTGTTCTTAGACTTCCGATCAGGGGTAAGCCATACATATTGCCTTCTTCATTATTCACATGTTCCCAGTTAAGGCATCTGACTCTCCAGAATTGTTCAATACTTTATCAACGAGACTTCAAAGGATTTGATAGGCTAACTAGCCTAGAACTGCGTGATGTTACAATTGAATCCAAGTTTATTGAACTTTTAATCTCTCGTTGCTCGTTGCTCGAGCAGTTGGTGCTGCAAATCTCAGGTGCTTTAAGCGACGTCATTGAAATTAGTGCTCCCATGCTGAGATCCTTTGACTACACAGGCAATATAAGATCCATAAGCGTAAAGAATATCCCTGTTCTGGCAAAGCTTTCACTTTCGCATAGGGAATATTATGTGGCAGCAGGAAAACGCAATATTGCCAAGTTTTTTGAGTCTTTCTCTGCTCTCGAGCAACTCCACTTGAATGACATG TTCTTTGCTGCAGGAGCAGGTGAAGTACCAACGAGGCTTTCCTATGATCTTTATTGTGTCAAACATCTTTGCATATCTAGTATATATCTGTCTGACTCGAATGAGGTTTCATGTGCTCTTTGCTTGATAAGAAGCTTCCCGAATTTACAATCTATGGAAATTAAG GTGGAGTGTGATGACAATGATACACCAGCTCTAGAATCTCTTGAAGTGGGACGCTTCTCCGATGTGACATTTAATCACCTCAGGGAAGTTAAGCTAATGCAAACTAACGGCACAATCCCCGAGATGCAGCTTATGAAGCTTCTGTTGGCCAAGTCTCCCAAGCTGGTGAGAATGCTAATCAAACCATGTCTAGTTGAAGATTCTGCAACAGTCAAAGTACTCGCTGAGCTAACAAAATTTCAGCGGGCATCACCCAAGGCAGAAGTTGTATATAAGTTGGATAAGCATCCAAATCCCCCTTCTGTTTGA